The genomic window CTAGTCCAATAACTGTTAAACAGGCTGTTCCTCCAAAGAGATACATCATAGCTAAAACGTAGAATTTTACCTCTTTAAGCATATCTTTAAGTTCTACATTATTACTATCTTCCTGAATGTTATTCTTTTTCTCACTACTAGAATTATTTTTTTCAGGTAAAAAAAGAAATTGAGCTGATACAACTGATAGTAAAGTATATATAGCTCCTAAGTATAAAAATGCTCCTGGAACACTTGCAACATTAATAAAATGAATAGCAATAGGCTTAAATACAAGTGCTGAAACTCCAAAAGCACTTACAGCAAGACCTGTAACTAAACCTCTTTTATTTGGAAACCACTTAACACAGGTAGCTACTGGACAAACATATACAAAACCAGCTCCTATCCCAGCTACAACTCCATAGTAAATATATAATTGCCACACTGTTGTTGCAGTACTTGAAAGAATTACTCCAGCACCAAATAAAATACTTCCAAGAGTTGCTATTTTCCTTGGTCCATATTTATCTTGTAACCTACCTCCAAATATAGCTGAAAATGTAAAGAAAAATATCATTATTGAAAATGTAAATACAACTGCCCCCTTTTCCCAACCAAACTTTTCAACAAAAGGTATATTAAATAAACTCCACATAAATATAGTTCCCATTACTAATTGGATTGCTAATGAAGCAATTAAGACTATAAGCCCATTTTTATTTTTCATAAACATTTCTCCTTAACTTAATAATATTTTACTAGACTAAATACATGCCTTAGCTTTTTTACTATTTAAAATGTTAGAAATTCCAGTTTATATTTTATTTATATATTTAAATTCATAGGCTCTTCATTAAAAATTCTTTTATCCATAAGTTTTAAATTATTAGATATTATAGGCTTAAATTCCATTTGATCTATTATATCTTTCTTCAAATCTACACCTGGAGCAATTTCAGTAAGAACTAGTCCTCTCTTTCCAAGTTCAAAAACAGCTCTTTCTGTTACATAAAGTACTTTTTCTCCTAAATCACTTGCATATTCACCACTAAATGTAATTTGCTCAACTTTATCTATGAATTTCTTTATCTTACCTTCTTTTTCAATTACTAAAGCATTATTTTCAATCTTTATTTTTAATCCACTAGCAGTAAATGTTCCGCAATAAACTACTTTTTTAGCATTTTGAGTTATATTTATAAATCCTCCACATCCAGCTATTTTAGGGCCAAATTTACTTACATTTATATTTCCTTTCTTATCACATTGAGCAAGTCCTAAAAATGCTATATCTAATCCTCCTCCATCATAAAAATCAAACTGATAAGCTTGATCTATTATACATTCAGCATTACTTGAAGCACCAAAATTCAAACCACTAGCTGGTGTTCCTCCTATTGGTCCTGATTCAACTGTTAGTACCATAGTATCCCCTATTTTCTCTTCATTTGCTACTACTGCAACTCCCTCTGGTACTCCTATGCCTAAGTTAACTATTGATGATGGTGTTATTTCCATAGCTGCTCTTCTTGATATTATTTTTCTTTCATCTAATGACATTTTATTTTCTCCATCTAATGAAATGAAAACTTCCCCACTAAAAGCAGGATTATATTTTTCTCCAAAAGTTTGCATATTATTTTCTCCATTAGATACTACAACAGCATCAACATATATTCCTGGTATTTTAACCTCCTTAGGTTTTAATGTTCCTGATTTGACAACCTTTTCAACTTGAGCAATAACTATTCCTCCAGAATTTTTAGCTGCTTGAGCCATAGATAATCCTTCTAATGTAGCTACCTCTTTTTGTAAAGATAAATTCCCTCTTTCATCAGCAAAAGTTGCTTTAATTATTGCAACATCTATTGGAAAAGCTTTATATAAAAGTCTCTCACATCCATCTATTTCAACTAATTTAACTATATCTTCAGTAGTCTTACTATTTAGTTTTCCTCCTTCAATTCTAGGATCTACAAATGTTTTTAATCCAACATGAGTTAAAGTACCTATTTTCTTTGCCGCTATATCTCTTAATAAATGAGTTATTGTTCCTTGTGGCAAATTATATGCCTCTATTTTATTTTCAATAGCTAGTTTCTGTAGCTTAGGTGCTAACCCCCAATGTCCTCCTATAACCCTTTTTACAAGACCTTCATATCCAAAGTGATTTAATCCTCTTTCCTTAGAATCCCCTTGACCTGCTGCATAAACAAGAGTTAAATTTCTTGGATGACCATTTTCCAAGTATTCTTTCTCTATTCCTAATGTTACTTCTTCTGCATGACCTGCACCTATGAATCCACCAACTGCTACTGTAGAATTATCTTTAATCATATTTATAGCCTCTTTAAGTGTTTTTACTTTATACATAAAATTACCTCCTTAACCTTTTATGTAATATATTACAAGCAATTACCATGCCAAAATTTAAATAAAAAATAATCTAATAAAACAATGAAATATAAAAAAGCTATAACCATATTTGCAACAAAAATTAGATTAAGTAATAGAATTTATAGATAGTAATAAGAGCAATTATAAATATAATAAATTCCTATTCCATTTATTGTATTTATTCAGCTAACCGCATATAATTGTATATTGGAGAAAATTGAAAAGCCGTAAGAAAAAAATTTTATAGTTTATATCTTCCCCATAATGGCTGAAGAAATGGGGCATTTCTAAAAGACGAGTAAAGAAACTACGGGTGGAAAACTACATACCCGTCATGGCAAAGTTTAGTGGAATGTGGTTGATACCAAATGATTCTAAAGCCTGTTGACTGACGGCATACTGGTAGAAAAATAAAAGAGGGTGAAAATAAATGAAACGTATTTTCTTTGTTGAAGATGACTTAAGTTTAATAAATGGTTTATCTTTTGCTATTAAAAAGCAAGGATACGAAATAGATATTGCACGTACAAGCCTTGAAGCGAAAAAATTATGGATGGACAGGAAATATGATTTAGTTATTTTAGACGTATCACTTCCTGATGGCAGCGGTTATGATTTATGTAAATACATTCGTAAAACATCAAAAGTGCCAATTATATTTCTTACTGCGGCTGATGAAGAAACGGACATTATCATGGGGCTTGATATAGGTGGCGATGATTACATAACAAAGCCTTTCAAACTGGCGGTGTTTCTGTCAAGGATTAATGCTCTGCTTCGCAGAAGCGATAATTTTAATGAAGCAGATACAGAATTAAACTCTAATGGTATAAAAGTACAACTATTAAAAAGAGAAGTCTATAATAATGGAATACAAATTTACTTAACTGCCAGCGAATATAAATTGTTATGCCTTTTTATAGAAAACCCGGATATTGTTCTTTCACCGGAACAGATTTTAAGCAAACTTTGGGATTGTGATGAAAAATATATAGATAGCAATACCCTTACTGTATATATCCGTAGACTTCGCACAAAAATTGAAGATAACCCCGGTCAACCACAAAAAATAGTAACAGTTCGTCGTATGGGGTACAAATGGAATACTATAAATTGAGGTGTGCTATGAAAATACTAGTAAATAAAAAAATCAAATTACTCTTTTGTTGGATCCTACTATTTATCATAGCCTTTGGGCTACTCTCTGTTGTCTTTATAAGTTTGAATGTAAAAAATACAGCATTATATGTACTTGTATCTTCCTTATCCATGGGTATTCTCATATTAGCAGTTGTGTATCAGTATTTTAAGGAACAAAATAAAATTATGGAAAATGCCGTAACACAAATTAAAGAATATATTTCAGGAAATGAAAATGCACGAATTGAATGTAATGATGAGGGGCAGCTATATAGGCTATTCCATGAAGTAAATTCTTTAGTTTCCATTTTAAACGCCCACGCTGAAAATGAGAAAAAAGCAAAAAAGTTTTTGAAAGATACCATATCTGATATTTCCCATCAACTAAAAACCCCACTTGCTGCCCTCAATATATATAACGGAATTATTCAGGAAGAATCAAAAGACTTACCAACAATCAAGGAATTTAATAATCTTTCAGAGCAAGAGCTTGACAGAATAGAAACTCTTGTACAAAACCTCTTAAAAATCACAAAACTTGATGCAGGAACAATCTTGATAGAAAAAAACATAGAAAATGTATCTGAAATGATGAGCAGTATCGAAAGGCACTTTTTATATCGTGCAGAGCAAGAAGAAAAGAAACTATATCTTTCCGGTAATGATACCCACACTTTATTATGCGACCGTAACTGGATGATTGAAGCAATCAGTAATATTGTAAAAAATGCCTTTGACCATACAGAGAAAGGTAATACTATTTCTATTGAATGGAAACAGTTTGCGTCTATTATTCAAATTACCATAAAAGATAATGGCTATGGTATCTATCCAGAGGATTTACATCATATTTTTAAAAGATTTTATCGTAGTCGCTTTTCAAAAGATACTCAAGGCATCGGACTTGGGCTTTCACTTACAAAGGCTATTGTTGAAGCACACAGGGGAACAATTGAGGTTAACAGCGAATTAGGCATTGGTACAGTTTTTACAATGAACTTTTTAATTCCTACAAAATTGTAGGATATATGTCATCTTGCAGTAGTATTGATGTGATAATCTTTCCATATCAAGACAGAAAGAGGTGTTTATTATATGAATTTATTAGAAGTTAAATCAATTTCTAAAACTTATGGCAGTGGTGAATCTGCTGTACACGCATTAAAAGATGCTACTTTTTCCGTTCCAAAAGGTGAATTTGTGGCAATTGTTGGAGAATCTGGCTCTGGAAAAAGTACACTTTTGAATATGGTAGGTGCTCTTGATACTCCAAGTTCCGGTAAAGTATTTATTGACGGTAAAAATATTTTTGCAATGAAAGACAGCAACTTAACAATCTTTCGTCGTAGAAATATCGGATTTATTTTTCAGGGCTTTAATTTAATTCCAGAATTGAGTGTTGAGCAGAATATTATATTCCCTTTATTACTTGATTATCAGAAGCCTGACAAAAAATACTTGGAAGAATTACTTACGGTGCTTAATCTAAAAGAACGCCGCCATCACTTACCAAGTCAATTATCTGGGGGACAACAGCAACGTGTAGCCATAGGCCGTGCTCTTATTACGCGACCATCACTTATCCTTGCCGATGAGCCAACAGGTAATTTAGATACACAAAATAGCAGCGAAGTAATTACTTTACTAAAAGAAGCTGCAAAAAAATATGAACAAACTATTGTTATGATTACCCATAGTCGAAGTATCTCACAAACCGCAGATAGAATACTACAAGTGTCAGATGGCGTATTAACCGATTTTGGGAGGTGCCGTGAATGAAAAGCTATCTAAGCCTAATTCCAATTTCTGCAAAAGTACATAAACGACAAAACCGTATGACGCTACTGTGTATCATCTTTGCCGTACTTTTGGTAACGTCTGTTTTCAGCATGGCAGACATGGGTGTTAGAATGGAGAAAGCAAAGTTACTAAGCAAGCATGGCAGTGAATCACTTCAAGGATTGAGCAGCAATGGAATGGCTCAGACACTATATTCTACTGCTTTAGTATTGTTTGTTCTGATACTTATTTCAGGAGTACTTATGATTTCAAGCAGCATAAACAGTAGCGTTGCTCAAAGGACAAAATTCTTTGGGATGATGCGATGTATTGGAATGAGTAAACCACAAATTATCCGTTTTGTAAGACTGGAATCTCTTAATTGGTGCAAAACTGCAGTTCCCATAGGTGTTATACTTGGAATTATAATCACATGGGTGTTATGTGCTTCATTACGCTTTCTTGTAGGAGAAGAGTTTTCTGATATGCCTGTTTTGGGAATCAGCCTAATTGGTATTATTAGTGGAATTATTGTTGGAATTGTTACAGTTCTCATTGCTGCAGGCGTTCCTGCTAAACGAGCTGCTAAAGTATCTCCTATAACAGCAGTATCAGGTAATTCAGAAAACATAAAAAATATAACTCATGGTGTGAATACACATTTTTCAAAAATTGAAATTGCCCTTGGTATTCATCATGCAGTATCAGCAAAGAAAAATTTGATACTTATAACAAGTTCCTTTGCGCTTAGTATTATACTTTTTTTGAGTTTTTCTGTTTTAATAGAATTCGTTGATTTCCTTATGCCTCAGTTATCTAATGCTTCTGACATCAATATTTCAAGTAATGAAAATTCAAACTCTATAGACAGTGAGTTACTTGATAAAATTAGTAACATGGAAGGGGTAGAACATGTTTTTGGTCGTAGGAACTATCTTGATATGCCAGCACAATTAAACAAAGCTAATACGCCGCCAAGTATGATTGACATTATATCCTATGATGATTTTGATTTAGATTGCCTTACTAAGGATAAACAGCTTAAAAAAGGTAGCGATATTTCAAAAGTGTATGGAAACACTAATTATGTACTTGCAACTTGGGATAAGGATAGTTCTTTAAATATAGGCGATAAAATACAAGTAGGAAATGAGGAACTTGAAATTGCAGGTTTATTGAAATTTGACCTATTTAGCAGTGATGGCAATACAAACGGAAAAACAACTATCATTACTTCTGGAAAAACCTTTAAACGCCTAACTGGTATAAATAATTATTCACTTATCATGATACAAACCACAAAAAATGTAACAGACGAGAATGTAGAAGCAATTCGCAATGTAGTTGGTGGAGAGTACACATTTAGTGACCAACGTGATCAGCGTACTACTAGCACATATATGGCATTTTTATTCTTTGTATATGGATTTTTAGCAATTATTGTTTTAGTTACTGTATTAAATATTATGAACAGTATTTCTATGAGTGTATCTGCAAGAATAAAGCAATATGGATCCATGCGTGCTGTTGGTATGGACGAACATCAAATTACTAAAATGATAGCTGCTGAAGCATTTACCTATGCTTTATCTGGTTGTATCGTCGGTTGTGTAATTGGATTATTTATTAGTAAGATGTTATATACCATTCTTATTACATCTCATTTCAGCTACGCTACTTGGAGTGTACCCCTTATTCCATTAACGATAATTCTTTTGTTTGTTTTTGTAGCTGCTATTGCTGCTGTCTACACTCCGTCAAAACGTATTAGAAATATATCAGTAACGGAAACTATAAATGAATTATAATATCCTTATTGAAGGATGAAAAAAATTTAATTAAATATTCTATATTCTGCCTGACGACGGCAAAAGAAAAAATCTGTCCCAGAGCAGATATATTTTCACTCACATAATCTATTATACTTTCTTACATCATATAGCAAAGCCGCCTTGTAGTTTTATGCTACACTGGCGGTTTTATTATATTTACTTAAAGTGCATACTTTATTTACATGTATTTAAAGTTATCATCAATTAAATTATAATATTCTATTTTTTTATATAATCCAACTCTGCTTATTCCTAAGATTTTAGCTGCCTTATTCTTATTCCATTGAACACTATTAAGACAATCTAATATTACCTTCTTTTCAACTTCTGCAACTATATCTTTTAAAAACTTTTTTTCACTACTTTTTATATAAATACTCTTACTACTTCTTATAAGCTTTTCTGGTAAATGGTCTTTGCCAATATATACATCTGATTCTAGCATATTTATTGAACTCTCAATAACATTTTCAAGTTCTCTTATATTTCCTGGCCAATTATAATCTTTTAAAATATTAATTGCCTCTTTAGAAATACCTTCCACATATATTCCAAGCTTATCAGCAATTTTCCTTCTTAATACGTTAACTAATGCGTCTATATCATCTTTTCTCATTCTTAAAGGCGGCACTTTAATATTTATAACATTTAATCTATAATATAAATCTTCTCTAAATGTACCATCTTCTATAGCTTTTTTTAGGTTTTTATTAGTAGAAGAGATAACTCTTACATCTATTTTTTTAACAATATTCCCTCCTACCTTTTCTATTTCTCTATCTTGCAATACCCTAAGTAATTTTGCTTGAGATGCCATAGGCATATCTCCAATTTCATCTAAAAGTATTGTTCCATTATTAGCTAATTCAAATTTTCCTTTTTTTCCACACTTCTTTGCTCCTGTAAAAGCTCCTTCTTCATATCCAAAAAGCTCTGATTCTAATAGCTCTCCAGGTATGGCTGCACAATTTATCTTTACAAATGGCTTTCCTCTTCTATCACTTGCATTATGTATTGCATGAGCCAAAAGTTCTTTTCCTGTTCCACTTTCCCCAATTATTAGAACATTAGATTTTGTTCTTGCTGCTCTTAATGCTATTTCTTTAACCTTGAGATTTTCTTTTGATTTACCTACTATATCTGAGAAGAAATATTTTGCTGCTCTTTCATGACCTAATTCACTTTTACAATATTCTACAGCTCTTTCTAATTTTGCTATTTGCTTTCCCAAAGAATAGTAATCACTGATATCCTTAAACATTACTTTACCTACGGCACCTATAACTACTCCATCTCTCTTAATTGGAACTCTTATAGCAATCATTCTATTTCCTCTTATATATTGAATATCTCCTGCTATGGTCTTGCCACTTTTAACTATTTCGTGCATTTTTGTATTCTCTATTACATCTGTTACAAGTTTACCCTCTGGAGTAAAATCACCTAGAAACTCCTTATACGATTTACTCATCATTGTAATTCTAGCATCCTTATTAACTACAACTACCCATTCATTAACTGAATCCATTATTGTATTAAGAATATCAAAATACACACCATCTCTCATAAGTTCCATAAATCCCCCGCCTCCTGAAACCACCTTATTATAGACTTAATAAATTTATACATCTATATAGAATAAATCATTTAACTCTTACTAAAATTATAAAGCTAACTTTATTTAATTTATATAATTAAATACTTAAAATAAAAGAAATATTTTCTTGCCTTCCAATAATTCTCTAAAAGACTTGAAAATATTTCTTACTATAAAACAACTGTGTTAAAAATTAATTTATTTAGGTGGCATTGCTGTAGCAATTCCTGTTAAGACAATCTTATTATCTTGATTTGTGCAAGTTGTTTTCAATTTAATTATATTTTTTTCTTCATTCTTTTCTATAACCTCAATTTCAGCTTTTATTGTATCTCCAAATCTAACTGGCGCTGTAAATTTCAATTCTTGTCCTAGATATATTGTTCCTGGTCCAGGTAACTTCATACCTAAAGCAGTAGATATTAATCCAGCTGTAAGCATCCCATGTACTATTCTTCCCTTAAACATACTTTTTTCAGCTTCAACTTCATTAATATGTGCTGAATTTAAATCACCTGTTATTCCTGCATATAAATATACATCTGATTCACTTATAGTTTTTTGAAAAAAATCCTTATCACCTATTTTTAATTCATTAAGTCTTAACCCTCTCATACTAAAACCTCCTAAAAAATTTTTTTGATTATAGTTTCTACTAATTTTTTAAAGCAAATATTGTGCCACTTAATTAATTCATTAAATTTACATTTAAATGGTTTATTTTAAATATAAGTCTTTTATAAAACGTTAAATCAAATTAATTTTTATAAGAAGGTTACTCATAAAAGATGTTTATTTTGTTTACATGTATATTTAATTTACTTTACACTTTTTAATTTAGATAAATTAAACTTTATCAATGAAAATAAAATAGTTCTTCAAACTTCTTATCTAATGCAATACATAAAATAAGAGCAAGTTTAGCAGTTGGATTAAATTGTCCTGTTTCTATAGAGCTAATTGTGTTACGTGAAACCCCTACCATCTCTGCAAGCTGTGTTTGGGATAATTTTCTTTCAGCACGAGTTTCCTTTAAACGATTTTTTAATACTAATTCTTCTTTCATTCTTTTTACCTCAATGATGCTAATACAAAACTTACTAATGAAATAATTGCTGCAATTGCACTAACTATCATTATTATAAGATCTATCTTTTTATGAGTTAATTTATACTTTGGAATAGACTCCCCAGCCATGAATACTGAAAACAATGCAAATACTGCATAACTTTGTTCTCCAATAAATGAATTAAATACTACAATAAAAATAAATACAATACAAAATACATTATATCCTACTTTACGTCCTTCATTTTCAATAAACTCTACACCTTCATCTTTATTTTCTTGTCGGCTCTTACTTAAAATCTCTTCTTTATTCATATAATTACCTCCCCACTTTATACCAAGTAAACTTGGTATTTTTTATTATATCATACCAAGTTTACTTGTCAATTAACTTTGCAAAGTTTTCTTTGCAAAGTTAGTTAAGTAAGCTTAACCCTGTTTTAATTACATAGACAGCCTTTCCTTTAACTATTTAGAGAAATTAATTATTTTCATATTATTTCATTTACAATAGAAAAAATTTAATAATACTTTCATCGCAATAAATTATAATACTAAAAAAACTCGCATATTTGATAAAAGTAAATAATGTTACTAAAATCAAATATACGAGTTTCTTATTCTTCTATTATTTTTTATTCTTCACTTTTTCCTACACCAGAAAGTATAAGACCTTTATTGTGCTCTAATGCCCAATTAATACCCCAGTCATTTTGGAATATTATAATATTTCTATCTCTTAAGTCCTTAACCTTCTTAGCATCTGATGTTAAGTTTAACTTTTCAACATCAACATCTTTATTTTCAATCCATCTAACATATCTAAATGGAAGTCTATCCATTTTAATATCTACATTATATTCATTCTTTAATCTATACTCTAAAACTTCAAATTGAAGAACACCTACAACACCAACTATTATTTCTTCCATACCTATGTATAGTTCCTTAAATACTTGGATTGCACCTTCTTGAGCTATTTGTGTAACACCTTTAACGAATTGTTTTCTCTTCATTGTATCTACAGGTCTAACTCTAGCAAAATGTTCTGGAGCAAATGTTGGAATTCCTTCAAATTTAAATTTCTTTGAAGGTGAACATAATGTATCTCCTATTGAGAATATACCTGGATCAAACACCCCGATTATATCTCCTGCATACGCTTCTTCAACTATTTCTCTATCTTGAGCCATAAATTGTTGTGGTTGCGCAAGCTTAATCTTCTTACCACCTTGCATATGCATTACATCTTCACCTTTATTAAACTTACCTGAACATATTCTCATAAATGCAATTCTATCTCTATGAGCTTTATTCATATTTGCTTGTATCTTAAATACAAAAGCTGAGAACTTATCATCAAAAGGATCTATTTCTCCTATACTTGAGTTTCTTGATAAAGGTGCTGTAGTCATTTCTAAGAAATGCTCTAAGAATGGTTCAACACCAAAGTTTGTTAAAGCAGAACCAAAGAATACTGGTGTTAATTCTCCTGTTCTAACCTTTTCTATATCAAAATCATCTCCAGCTATATCTAAAAGTTCAATGTCTTCCATTAACTTATCATGAAGAGCTTCTCCTAAAATCTCTCTAAATTTAGGATCATCTACAGCTCCTTCTATAGCTTGAACTTCACTTTGACCGTGATCTCCTCCATCAAAAGCTATTATTCTATTGTTATCTCTTTCATAAACACCTTTAAATTCCTTACCTGAACCTATTGGCCAGTTCATTGGATAGGTTTTAATCCCAAGCTCACTTTCTATATCTTCTAGTAATTGGAATGGATCTTTTGCTTCTCTATCCATCTTATTTACAAAAGTAAATATTGGCATTTCTCTTAATGATGCAACTTGGAAAAGTTTTCTTGTTTGATCTTCCACCCCTTTAGCAGCATCTACAACCATAACAGCACTATCAGCAGCCATTAAAGTTCTATATGTATCCTCTGAGAAATCTTGGTGACCTGGTGTATCTAATATATTAATGCAATGATCATTATAGTTAAATTGCATAACTGATGAAGTAACTGAAATACCCCTTTGTTTTTCAATTTCCATCCAGTCAGATACTGCATGTTTAGAAGCCTTTCTAGCTTTAACTGACCCTGCAAGTCTTATAGCTCCTCCATATAATAGGAACTTTTCCGTTAATGTTGTCTTACCTGCATCTGGGTGAGATATTATAGCAAAGGTTCTTCTTTTTTCTATTTCCTTTATATAATCTGCCAAAGCATTTTCCTCCTTAAATATGTACTCTATTTTGTATTCTAAATTATATCCCTAATTATTGATTATAACCCAATATAACTTAAGTTAAAAGTATAAGTTAAAAAAAGCAATAGTATTTTGAACATTGACTAAAATATCCTTATTTCCTTAAAAATTTATCATTTATATGTATATATAAAATTAATATTTAAGTTAATTTTTAAGTAATTTTAATTAATAATAATTATTTTCTAAAAAAGTGTTGACTTTTTATTAAATAATAATTATTATTAATACATAAGATAAATTGATAGGAATTATCAATTATGAAAATGTATTTTTAGGAGGATTTAATATGTCATTAATAGGAAAACAAATACCAGAATTTAAGGTTGAAGCATATCACAATGGAGATTTTACAGAGGTTACAACTTCTGATGTTAAAGGTAAATGGGGAGTATTCTTCTTCTATCCAGCAGACTTTACATTTGTTTGCCCAACAGAATTAGGAGATTTAGCAGATAACTATGAAAAGTTTAAAGAAATTGGATGTGAAGTTTATTCAGTATCTACTGATACTCACTTTGTTCATAAAGCATGGGCTGATGCTTCAGAAACAATAGCTAAAATTCAATACCCAATGCTTGGAGATCCAACAGGAAATCTTACTAGAGGTTTTGATGTTATGATTGAAGAAGAAGGTTTAGCTTTAAGAGGAACTTTCATTGTTAATCCAGAAGGAGAAATCAAAGCTTACGAAGTTCACGATTTAGGAATTGGAAGAAATGCTGAAGAATTATTAAGAAAAGTTCAAGCTGCTCAATTCGTAGCTGAACACGGAGATCAAGTTTGTCCAGCTAAGTGGACTCCAGGCGCTGAAACTTTAGTTCCAAGCTTAGATTTAGTAGGTAAACTATAATTTAAAAACATAATTATTGCGTGGCTATTTAG from Clostridium septicum includes these protein-coding regions:
- a CDS encoding L-lactate MFS transporter codes for the protein MKNKNGLIVLIASLAIQLVMGTIFMWSLFNIPFVEKFGWEKGAVVFTFSIMIFFFTFSAIFGGRLQDKYGPRKIATLGSILFGAGVILSSTATTVWQLYIYYGVVAGIGAGFVYVCPVATCVKWFPNKRGLVTGLAVSAFGVSALVFKPIAIHFINVASVPGAFLYLGAIYTLLSVVSAQFLFLPEKNNSSSEKKNNIQEDSNNVELKDMLKEVKFYVLAMMYLFGGTACLTVIGLARDIGVDLANITPEAATNAVAVISLFNAGGRLLWGAVSDKLGIEKSVGVIYLIMTLSMAYTAFGDLQGNKYFIVLAFMAISYGGMLTIFPTIIADYYGTKNFGVNYGIIFAVYGLGAVIGPMTATAIGLNLTFVISTILCFIAVIGATYIFMKSM
- a CDS encoding acyl CoA:acetate/3-ketoacid CoA transferase, which produces MYKVKTLKEAINMIKDNSTVAVGGFIGAGHAEEVTLGIEKEYLENGHPRNLTLVYAAGQGDSKERGLNHFGYEGLVKRVIGGHWGLAPKLQKLAIENKIEAYNLPQGTITHLLRDIAAKKIGTLTHVGLKTFVDPRIEGGKLNSKTTEDIVKLVEIDGCERLLYKAFPIDVAIIKATFADERGNLSLQKEVATLEGLSMAQAAKNSGGIVIAQVEKVVKSGTLKPKEVKIPGIYVDAVVVSNGENNMQTFGEKYNPAFSGEVFISLDGENKMSLDERKIISRRAAMEITPSSIVNLGIGVPEGVAVVANEEKIGDTMVLTVESGPIGGTPASGLNFGASSNAECIIDQAYQFDFYDGGGLDIAFLGLAQCDKKGNINVSKFGPKIAGCGGFINITQNAKKVVYCGTFTASGLKIKIENNALVIEKEGKIKKFIDKVEQITFSGEYASDLGEKVLYVTERAVFELGKRGLVLTEIAPGVDLKKDIIDQMEFKPIISNNLKLMDKRIFNEEPMNLNI
- a CDS encoding response regulator transcription factor gives rise to the protein MKRIFFVEDDLSLINGLSFAIKKQGYEIDIARTSLEAKKLWMDRKYDLVILDVSLPDGSGYDLCKYIRKTSKVPIIFLTAADEETDIIMGLDIGGDDYITKPFKLAVFLSRINALLRRSDNFNEADTELNSNGIKVQLLKREVYNNGIQIYLTASEYKLLCLFIENPDIVLSPEQILSKLWDCDEKYIDSNTLTVYIRRLRTKIEDNPGQPQKIVTVRRMGYKWNTIN
- a CDS encoding sensor histidine kinase, whose translation is MKILVNKKIKLLFCWILLFIIAFGLLSVVFISLNVKNTALYVLVSSLSMGILILAVVYQYFKEQNKIMENAVTQIKEYISGNENARIECNDEGQLYRLFHEVNSLVSILNAHAENEKKAKKFLKDTISDISHQLKTPLAALNIYNGIIQEESKDLPTIKEFNNLSEQELDRIETLVQNLLKITKLDAGTILIEKNIENVSEMMSSIERHFLYRAEQEEKKLYLSGNDTHTLLCDRNWMIEAISNIVKNAFDHTEKGNTISIEWKQFASIIQITIKDNGYGIYPEDLHHIFKRFYRSRFSKDTQGIGLGLSLTKAIVEAHRGTIEVNSELGIGTVFTMNFLIPTKL
- a CDS encoding ABC transporter ATP-binding protein yields the protein MNLLEVKSISKTYGSGESAVHALKDATFSVPKGEFVAIVGESGSGKSTLLNMVGALDTPSSGKVFIDGKNIFAMKDSNLTIFRRRNIGFIFQGFNLIPELSVEQNIIFPLLLDYQKPDKKYLEELLTVLNLKERRHHLPSQLSGGQQQRVAIGRALITRPSLILADEPTGNLDTQNSSEVITLLKEAAKKYEQTIVMITHSRSISQTADRILQVSDGVLTDFGRCRE
- a CDS encoding ABC transporter permease; protein product: MKSYLSLIPISAKVHKRQNRMTLLCIIFAVLLVTSVFSMADMGVRMEKAKLLSKHGSESLQGLSSNGMAQTLYSTALVLFVLILISGVLMISSSINSSVAQRTKFFGMMRCIGMSKPQIIRFVRLESLNWCKTAVPIGVILGIIITWVLCASLRFLVGEEFSDMPVLGISLIGIISGIIVGIVTVLIAAGVPAKRAAKVSPITAVSGNSENIKNITHGVNTHFSKIEIALGIHHAVSAKKNLILITSSFALSIILFLSFSVLIEFVDFLMPQLSNASDINISSNENSNSIDSELLDKISNMEGVEHVFGRRNYLDMPAQLNKANTPPSMIDIISYDDFDLDCLTKDKQLKKGSDISKVYGNTNYVLATWDKDSSLNIGDKIQVGNEELEIAGLLKFDLFSSDGNTNGKTTIITSGKTFKRLTGINNYSLIMIQTTKNVTDENVEAIRNVVGGEYTFSDQRDQRTTSTYMAFLFFVYGFLAIIVLVTVLNIMNSISMSVSARIKQYGSMRAVGMDEHQITKMIAAEAFTYALSGCIVGCVIGLFISKMLYTILITSHFSYATWSVPLIPLTIILLFVFVAAIAAVYTPSKRIRNISVTETINEL